The bacterium DNA segment ACCCCTGAGCTACTCCCGCTCGCCGTCCAACGCACCCCGATTATAGCCACGCCCGGCAGCTAAGTCCAGAACCGGCGGCGCTCGCGCAGCAGTACGAGCAGGAAGAACGGCGCGCCCATCGCCGCGGTCAGGATGCCGACCGGCAACTCCGTTGCCGTCACCGCGGAGCGGGCGGCCACGTCCGCCAGGACGAGGAGCACCGCGCCTCCCAGAGCGGAGGCGGGTACCAGCCGCCGGTGGTCGGGACCCACCATCAGGCGCATCAGGTGAGGCACGACCAGGCCCACGAATCCGATAAGTCCGGCGGCAGCCACCGCGGAAGCGGCCATCATCGCCCCGGCGGCGACGAGCAGCCGCCTGGTTCGGGGAACGTCCACGCCCATGGCGCGGGCCGCCTCGTCGCCCAGCAGCAGGGCGTTGAGATCTCGCCCGTACAGCCAGGCGATCCCCAGCCCCACGGCGACCGGGGGAGCCGCCATCGCCAGGTGCGGCCAACCGCGGCCCGAGAACCCGCCCATCAGCCAGAACACGACGCGCTGCAGGCTTTCGCCGCCGGCCAGTTGGAGCCACGAAATGACCGCCGCCAGGAACGCGCTCACCGCTATGCCTGCCAGCAGCAGCTCTTCTACCGGCGCGTCACCTCCGCGCCGCGCCAGCGAGTACACCAGCGTTGTCGCGCCCACCGCGCCGGCGAACGCCAGCAGCGGCGTGGCTGCGATGCCGAGAACACTCCCGGCCAGGCCCGTCGTGAGCGCCAGCGTAGCGCCGAAGGCCGCCCCGGCCGAAACGCCGATGATGTAGGGGTCCGCCAGCGGATTGCGCAGGAGCCCCTGGAAAACCGTACCGGCTCCTGCCAGCGCGGCGCCGACGGTCACCGCCAGCAGCGCGCGGGGAAGCCGCAGATCCAGCACAATGGAGGCGGTGGCATCCGTCCAGGTGGATGCGAGCGGCACGCCCAGTCGCTCGAGCAGCACGGCTACGACGGTCCGCAGCGGGATGCGTGCGGGGCCGGTGGCAATCGCCAGGCACACCGCAGTTACCAGCATGAGGCCCAGGGCCGCTTCCAGAGCCGGACGCGTCCTCGGCAGGGATCTGGGAAGATGCGGCCGTACCGTCATTGCGGCCACGCGGGCTGGTCGGCGGCCGATAGGGAGCGCCCGGTCAGCGCCAGGAAGACGGCCTCGAGTGTTGTCGCGCCACCGCCGGTCCGCTCGTCCGCCGGAAGGCGGGCCTTGAGCGCGTCGGGCCGGTCGAGCGCAACCAGGCATCCCCGGTCCAGGATGGCAACGGTTCCGCAGAGGCGATCGGCTTCGTCCAAGTTGTGGGTCGCGATCAAAACCGTGCACCCGCCGTCACGGGCCAGCGCCGCCAGAAGCGTGCGGACCTCTGCGGCGGCTTGGGGGTCCAGGCCCGCGGTCGGTTCATCCAGAATCAGCAGCGCGGGGTCGTGCACCAGCGCGCGCGCAAGCGCCAGGCGCTGGCGCATGCCGCTGCTGTACCGCTCCACCAGGTCGTCAGCGCGCTCGGTCAACCCCACCATGCGGAGCAGTTCGTCCGCGCGGCCTGCTGCGACCCGAAACGGCAGGTCGTGCAGCGCTCCGGCGTAGAGCAGGTTCTCGCGCCCGCTCAGGCGCCAGTAGACCGACCGCTCGCCTCCCAACACGGCGCCGATCCGGCGGCGCACCGCCTCGGGATCACGCCTGATATCGCGTCCCATTACCGCGATGCGGCCGCGGGAGGGCAGGAGCAGGGTGCTTACCAGGCGCAGCAGCGTGGTCTTCCCTGCGCCGTTGGGGCCGAGCAGTCCGAAGATGCCTCCGGCGGCCACCGTGAGATTGATGCCGTCCAGCGCCACGATGTCGCGCCCGGGCTCCCCGCCTCGGGAGGGGAAGCGGCGCGTCACCCGTTCCATCACTACCGCGGGCATCAAGGGCATCCCTGGATCCTCACCGCGCGCGGCCGGCCCCCTGCGGGCGCGGCGGTCTCGGGAGCGCGCCTTCGGCATCCAGCAGGCGCCGCTTGAGAACGACACCTCCGGTCAGCGAGTACCCTCCCAGGCCTCCGTCGCTGCGCACCACGCGGTGGCATGGGATGAGCAACGGCACGGGGTTGCGGGCACAGGCGGTGCCCACGGCCCGCGCCGCACCGGGCTGCCCCACGGCGCGCGCGATCTCGCCGTAGGTCCGGACCTCTCCGGCGGGAATCCGGCGCAGAGCCGCCAGAACCTCCTGCTCGAACGGTCCGGCGCGGGAGAGATCCACCGGTCCGCCGAACGCCCTGCGTAGCCGCACCGCGCCCCTGACCGCCTCTGTCAGCCATCGGGGCCGGGCAGCGCGCCGCACCGACGTGCCGAGGTAGCGGGCGGCGTCAATCTCGAACGCCTCGGGCGAGCCGGCGATCCTGGCAAAAGCAGGGCCAAGGGATCCAAACGCCACATAGAACGTTCCGAAGGGCAGCACGTACGCGGCATAGGCGTATCCGCCTGACGGCGCGCGCTTGGCGGTCGCCCGGCAGACGAGGCCTGCCAGATCGCCTCCGATCAGGCCCATCAGCGAGGCCACGGGCCGGCCGTGGCGCGTGATGATCACCGGCTCCCCTGCCTGCGCCGTGCGCAGCATCTCGTTTGTGCGGTTCTTCAGTTCTGCCGTGGACACGAGCCTCATCCTGCACCTCCACATAGCGCAAACTATGGCTATATGGTACTGTCTACCGCGGCGATGTCAAGGGTCCCAGGCGCGGTCCCGGCCAGGTGGACCGCCGCGCGCGCGGCCAGCTTAGCACCCAGTACCTCGGACAGTGCCTCCACCGAGGCGGCCCGCACGCCGCGCACGGACCCGAACCGGCGGATCAGGTCGCGCTTGCGCCGCTCACCGATCCCCGGGATCTCGTCCAGAACCGAGAACACGATCCGCCGCTCCCGGAGCCGCCGCCCGGCCGCGTTGGCGAACCGGTGGGCCTCGTCGCGCAGGTGTCGGACCAGGTTCAGCGCCTGCGACTCCGCGGGGAGACGCAGCGGCTCGGGCCGGCCGGTCAGGTACATCTCCTCCCGTTCCTTGGCCAGCCCCACCACCGGCACCGCCACGTTGTGCTCGAAGAGCACCTCGAGCGCGGCGTTGAGCTGTCCCCTTCCGCCGTCCACCAGGATCAGGTCGGGCAGAACCGACCACCGCGGGCGCACCGGCTCGCCGCAGTCGAGCTGCTCCTGCTCGGCCCGAGCCCGGGCGAAGCGGCGCCGGATCACCTCCTGCAGCATCGCGTAGTCATCGCCTTCGCCCGAGGCGCGCATCCGAAACTGCCGGTAGTCCACCTTGCGCGGCCGGCCCCCCTCGAACACCACGAGCGCGCCGATCGCCTCGCCGCCCTGGAAGTGGCTGATGTCGTACCCCTCGATGCGGAACGGCGCGGCCTCCAACCTGAGCACCTCCCCCAGCTCGGATGCGCCAACGCCGGACGGCCCCACCTCGCGGGCGCGCGCCTGCTGCAGGCAGAGCGCGGCGTTCTCACGGGCCAGCTCCACCAACCGGCGGCGATCGCCCCTCCGGGGCACCTCTACCTCCACGCGACTGCCCCGCCGGGCACTAAGCCACGCTTCAAGCGCGGCGCGACCTTCGGGCTCAACGTCCACGAGCAGTTCCCTGGGCAGCACCTGCAGGTCGCTGTACCGTCGCGCCAAGACCTGCGCCAGGATCTCCCCGGGCTCCATGCCCCGCGTGCCGGAGAGCAGCACGTGTTCTTGGTCCTGGATCCGGCCGGCACGGATCGTGATGATCTCAACGCAGGCCAGGTCGCCGGACTGGACCACGGCGGCGATGTCGCGGTCCTCGATCCCCGGCGTGGTGATGCGCTGCCGCTCGCCGATCGCCTCCATCGCCTGGATCTGATCGCGCAGCTGGGCCGCCCGCTCGTACTCCATCGCCGCGGCGGCATCCGCCATCTGCGCGCGCAGATCCTCCAGGAGGTCTTCCCGCCGCCCCTCCAGGAAGAGGGCGGCCTGCCGGATCTGCTCCTGGTATGCCTCAGGCGACGCGCCCCAGGCGACGCAGGGCGCGCTGCACAGCCCCATGGCGTGATCGAGGCACGGCCGGGGAAGGGAGCGGTTGATCTCGATCGGACAGGTCCGCAACTGGAAAAGCCGGCGGAGCGAACGGATCGTCCGGCCTATCAGCTTGGGCTCGTGGTAGGGATACGGACCGAAGTACCGGCCGCGGTCGCGTGTCACCCTGCGGGTCATGATGATCCTGGGATAGGTTTCTCCGGTCAATTTGATGTACGGATACGCCTTGTCATCGGCCATGCGGAGGTTGAACGGCGGCTGGTGCTGCTTGATGAGGTTGGTCTCGAGGATGAGGGCCTCGACCTCATTGGCCGTGACGATCGTGTCCACGGCGGCGATCTTGGGGACCAGCAGGCGGAGCCGGGGATTGGACTGGGCGGAGGGCTTCTGGGTGTACTGGCGGACACGGGCGCGCAGCGACGCGGCCTTCCCCACGTACAGCACGCGGCCGGAGGCGTCCTTGAACAGGTAAACACCGGGACGCCGGGGCAGGAGCCCCACCGTCGCCGGCAGTGAGCCGGCAGGCAGCGCGTCGGCGGGCATAGTCGGTCCTACCGCCTGGCTCGGGAACGCGCCGGCACCGGCCTGTTCCCGAGCACGCGTCGCATGAACCGCCCGGTGTGCGAGGCGGCCACGCGCGAGACCGCCTCGGGCGGGCCCTCGGCGACGACCTCGCCGCCACCCTCGCCGCCCTCAGGACCCAGGTCAATGATCCAGTCGGCGGTCTTGATGACGTCGAGGTTGTGCTCGATGACCACCACGGTGTTTCCGACGTCCACCAGCCTGTGCAGCACGCCCAGCATCCGCTCCACGTCGGCAAAGTGCAGCCCGACGGTTGGCTCGTCGAGAATGTAGAGGGTCTGTCCGGTATCGCGCCGGGACAGCTCGGTGGCCAGCTTCACGCGCTGGGCCTCGCCTCCCGACAGCGTTGTC contains these protein-coding regions:
- a CDS encoding iron chelate uptake ABC transporter family permease subunit, which translates into the protein MTVRPHLPRSLPRTRPALEAALGLMLVTAVCLAIATGPARIPLRTVVAVLLERLGVPLASTWTDATASIVLDLRLPRALLAVTVGAALAGAGTVFQGLLRNPLADPYIIGVSAGAAFGATLALTTGLAGSVLGIAATPLLAFAGAVGATTLVYSLARRGGDAPVEELLLAGIAVSAFLAAVISWLQLAGGESLQRVVFWLMGGFSGRGWPHLAMAAPPVAVGLGIAWLYGRDLNALLLGDEAARAMGVDVPRTRRLLVAAGAMMAASAVAAAGLIGFVGLVVPHLMRLMVGPDHRRLVPASALGGAVLLVLADVAARSAVTATELPVGILTAAMGAPFFLLVLLRERRRFWT
- a CDS encoding ABC transporter ATP-binding protein; translated protein: MPAVVMERVTRRFPSRGGEPGRDIVALDGINLTVAAGGIFGLLGPNGAGKTTLLRLVSTLLLPSRGRIAVMGRDIRRDPEAVRRRIGAVLGGERSVYWRLSGRENLLYAGALHDLPFRVAAGRADELLRMVGLTERADDLVERYSSGMRQRLALARALVHDPALLILDEPTAGLDPQAAAEVRTLLAALARDGGCTVLIATHNLDEADRLCGTVAILDRGCLVALDRPDALKARLPADERTGGGATTLEAVFLALTGRSLSAADQPAWPQ
- a CDS encoding type II toxin-antitoxin system prevent-host-death family antitoxin; this encodes MRLVSTAELKNRTNEMLRTAQAGEPVIITRHGRPVASLMGLIGGDLAGLVCRATAKRAPSGGYAYAAYVLPFGTFYVAFGSLGPAFARIAGSPEAFEIDAARYLGTSVRRAARPRWLTEAVRGAVRLRRAFGGPVDLSRAGPFEQEVLAALRRIPAGEVRTYGEIARAVGQPGAARAVGTACARNPVPLLIPCHRVVRSDGGLGGYSLTGGVVLKRRLLDAEGALPRPPRPQGAGRAR
- the uvrC gene encoding excinuclease ABC subunit UvrC; its protein translation is MPADALPAGSLPATVGLLPRRPGVYLFKDASGRVLYVGKAASLRARVRQYTQKPSAQSNPRLRLLVPKIAAVDTIVTANEVEALILETNLIKQHQPPFNLRMADDKAYPYIKLTGETYPRIIMTRRVTRDRGRYFGPYPYHEPKLIGRTIRSLRRLFQLRTCPIEINRSLPRPCLDHAMGLCSAPCVAWGASPEAYQEQIRQAALFLEGRREDLLEDLRAQMADAAAAMEYERAAQLRDQIQAMEAIGERQRITTPGIEDRDIAAVVQSGDLACVEIITIRAGRIQDQEHVLLSGTRGMEPGEILAQVLARRYSDLQVLPRELLVDVEPEGRAALEAWLSARRGSRVEVEVPRRGDRRRLVELARENAALCLQQARAREVGPSGVGASELGEVLRLEAAPFRIEGYDISHFQGGEAIGALVVFEGGRPRKVDYRQFRMRASGEGDDYAMLQEVIRRRFARARAEQEQLDCGEPVRPRWSVLPDLILVDGGRGQLNAALEVLFEHNVAVPVVGLAKEREEMYLTGRPEPLRLPAESQALNLVRHLRDEAHRFANAAGRRLRERRIVFSVLDEIPGIGERRKRDLIRRFGSVRGVRAASVEALSEVLGAKLAARAAVHLAGTAPGTLDIAAVDSTI